The Azospirillum lipoferum 4B genomic sequence GGGGCGGATGGAACCGGTGCGGTTGCGGCCGATGCCGTCATCCGCGGTCCCTATGCCCGGCTGCTCGACCTGCTGGAGGGGCGGATCGACGGCGATGCGCTGTTCTTCCGGCGCGAACTGGCCATCTCCGGCGACACCGCCCTGATCCTGGCATTGCGCAACACGCTGGACGGCGAGGACGAGATGGATCTGATGGCCGACGCCGCCTCCATCGCCGGGCCGCTGGCCCGCGCCCTGCCGGTGCTGCGCCGGAATGCCGGGCCGGTGCTGGACCGCGTCGAAGCGGCGCGCCGGCTGCTGCCCCCGCCGCTGCGGCGCGGGATCGAGCGGATCGGCGCGCGGATCGAAGCCCGCCTGACCGGCACGGTTCCGGGGGCAACTCCGGGGGCTGGGGCGTAAGAATCATGGACAATTTCGAACTGATCTGTCCGGCCGGCACCCCGGCCGCCCTGCGCGCCGCCGTCGATGCCGGGGCCGATGCCGTCTATCTCGGCTTCCGCGACGAAACCAACGCCCGCAATTTTCCGGGACTGAACTTCACCCGGCAGGATGTGGCCGACGCGGTGGATTATGCCCACGCCCGCAAGGTGGAGGTCTATGTCGCCATCAACACCTACCCGCAGGCCGGCAATCTCGGTCCCTGGCAGAAGGCGGTGGACGACGCGGCGCGGCTGAAGGTGGATGCGGTCATCCTGGCCGATCCGGGCCTGCTGGCCTATGCCGCCAAGCGCCATCCCGACCTGCGCCTGCACCTGTCGGTCCAGGCCTCGGCTGCCAATGTGGAGGCGATCCGGCTGTATCGCGATGCCTTCGGCGTGCGCCGGGTCGTGCTGCCGCGCGTGCTGACGGTGCCGGAGATCGCCAAGCTCAACGCCGAGATCGACGTCGAGACCGAGGTTTTCGTCTTCGGCGGCCTCTGCCCGATGGCGGAGGGGCGCTGCTCGCTGTCCTCCTACGCCACCGGCCTGTCGCCGAACAAGCAGGGCGTCTGTTCCCCGGCCAGCCATGTCCGCTACGAGCAGCGCGGCGGGGCGCTGGCCTCCACGCTGGGCGGCTTCACCATCAATGTTTTCGGCGAGGGCGAGCAGGCCGGCTATCCGACGCTGTGCAAGGGCCGCTTCGTCGCCGGCGGCGCGCCGGCCTATCTGTTCGAGGAGCCGACCAGCCTGAATGCCATGGATCTGCTGGCCGAGTTGAAGGCGGCCGGCGTCCATGCGCTGAAGATCGAGGGGCGGCAGCGCGGCAAGGCCTATATCGGCGCCGTCGTCCGCGCCTATCGCGAGGCTCTGGACAGCTTCGCCGCCGGCCGGCCGGTGCCGCACATCGATCTGCAGGCGATGGTCGAGGGCGGAACCCAGACCACCGGCGCCTATACCCGCGCCTGGCGCTGAGCCCTTTGGGCGTTGAGGAGCTTTATCGAATGACTGCGTCACTCACTTTGGGGCCGGTGCTGTTCAACTGGCCGGTCGACCGCTGGCGCGACTTCTACGCCCGCATCGCCGACGAGGCCCCGGTCGACACGGTGGTCGTCGGCGAGATCGTCTGCTTCAAGCGGGCGCCCTTCTTCGCCGAGGCGATGGGCGAGGTGGTCGAGCGGCTGACCGCCGCCGGCAAGACGGTGTGGCTCGCCAGCCCGATCCTGGTCGGCAGCGAGCGCGAACGGTCGGCGATGCGCGATCTGGTGGCGGCGGATGCCGGGATTGTCGAGGCGAACGATATGGGGGCGCTGGCCCTGCTGGCCGGGCGGCCGCATGCCGTCGGGCCGACGATCAACGTCTACAACGAGGCGACGCTGGCCTGGATGGCGGAGCGCGGGGCGGTGGCGGTGTCGCTGCCGGCCGAGCTGCCGGCGGCCACCGTGGCGGCGCTGGCGAAGGCCGGGCGGGAGCTGGGCGTCGCGGTGGAGGTGCAGGCCTGGGGCCGGGCGCCGCTCGCCATCTCGGCCCGCTGCTATCACGCGCGCGCCCACGGGCTGCACAAGGACGGCTGTCAGTTCGTCTGCGGCAACGATCCGGACGGCATGCCGGTGACGACGATGGACGGCCAGCCCTTCCTGACCGTCAACGGCACGCAGACGATGTCGCACGGCTGCCTGTGCCTGACGGCGGAACTGGCGGAGTTGGTGGCGATGGGTGTCACGCGCTTCCGCCTGTCGCCGCAGGCGATGGACATGGTGCGCGTCGCCGAGGCGTTCCGGGCGGTGCTCGATGGGCGGCGCGACGGGGCCGAGGTGGCGGCGGAACTGGGCGGGCTGATCGACGCGCCGCTGGTGAACGGCTTCTACCACGACACCGCGGGGGCGCTGCGGGTGGCGTGAGGGGAGGTTAGACCCCCACCTAACCTCCCCCGCTCTCAGCGGACCTACGGTCCGCCTGCCGCGTCAGCACAAAGCATAGCTTTGTGCGAGAGCTGGGCGGGGGAGGGACTGCCGCCGCTCTCCCGTACAAGCACCTGCTCCCTCCCCCGCCCAGCGGGGGAGGGTTGGGGTGGGGGCATCGGAGCCGACGTTCAATTACGCGGCCCCCTCCCCCATCACGCGATTGGCTTACGCTCCTCCTCGTCGTCCTTCAGGCCGGACTTGAAGCTCTTGATGCCTTTGGCGAAGTCGCCCATCACGCTCGGCAGCTTGCCGGCGCCGAACAGCAGCAGGACGACCAGCAGAACGACGGCCCAGTGGAACAGGCTGAAGCTTCCCATGACGATGATCCGATCTCTCAAGCAGGCAGCCGCAGGATGCGGCCGTCGGGGTGGGTGAAGCGGGCGGTGACGCCGGGATGGGCTGCCAGGATGGCCGGCACCCGATCCTCCGGCACCACCGAAAGCGCGGTCGACAGGGCATCGGCCGTCGTGGCGTCCGGTGCCTGTACCGTAACCGCCTGCCAATGGGCGGCGCAAGCACCGCTCGCGGGGTCGAACAGGTGGGTGAAGCGGCCGGCGGCGTCGAAGCGGGTGCCGTAGCCGCCGGTGGTCGCCAACGCGCCGTCGGCAAGCTCCAGCGTCGTAATCGTGCGGTCGGGGTCGGCCGGATCGGCCAGCCCAACGGTCCAGGGGCGGCCGGAGGGGTGATGGCCGAGTGCCCGCAACTCTCCCATGTCGACCAGCACATGCTCCATGCCCTCGGCCTTCAGCCGCTCCGTCACCCGGTCGGTGATGTAGCCCTGGGCGATGCCGTTCAGCGTCACCGCCATGCCCTTGGCACCGAAGGCGATGCGGTCGGGCTCCACGCGCAGCGCCCGGACATCGACCAGCGCGCGGGCGGCACGGACGGCGCCTGCCGGCGGGCCGGCGGGGTCGGCGCCGGGCCGGGTGAAGTGGCCGGCATAGAGCTGCCACAGCGGCTGCACCGTGGGGTCGAAGGCGCCGCCGGTGTTGCGGCCGAAGGCGGCGGCTTGGGCCAGAAGGCGGACGAGGTCGGTCGGCGGCGCCTCCAGCCGACCGTCGCGGTTCAGCCGGCAGAGCGCGGAGTCGGCGCGGTAGAGGCTGAAGACGCGTTCCAGGCGCGATACCTCCTCCAGGCTCAGCGCGATCAGGCGGTCGGCCTCGGCGGGATCGGGATGGGCGATGGTCAGGCTGGCGTCCGCACCCAGCGCCACGCCGCGCCAGACCCGGACGGGGACGCCCTCGGCACGCAGCAGCCGGTGGGGCAGCAGCGACAGGCCGGCGGCGGCTGCACCGATGGCGAGGACGCGGCGTCGGGTGAATGCTGCGGCCATCAGTGGCCTCCCTCGGCGACGGGGCCGGCCGGCGGGGTGAGGATCTGGTCTTCATGCACCTCGGCGAAGCGCTGCACCGTGCCGCCATTGGCGGCGGCGAAGGCGCGGGCGGCGGATTCCTCGGCGAAGGGATAGGGCTCCGCATCGCCCATGCCGCCGCGCAGCCTGCTGCCCAGCACGTACCAGGCCTTGCGCGCCTCGACCCAGACGGTCAGGTCGGGGGCGGTGGGATCCTTGGCCTTGCCGACGTCGGTGACGTAGATCGCGCTGATCTCCTTCGGTTCCTCCGGCAGCATGGTGAAGGCGAAGGTGTCGCGCACCGATGACAGCCAGATCGGCCGCTGTTGCCCCTTCACCAGGATCTGGCCCTTGGGACCGGGATGGTCGGCGAGGCTCATGCCGCAGTAATGGCCGATGGCGTCGGCGGTCAGGGTCACGGGCGGCGGCGGGGCGACCCCCGCCCTCTCCTGCTTGCAGGCGGACAGCGACAGCAGCAGGGCGGCGGCGAGGAGGATGGGGATGGTGCGCATCAGATCTGCTTCCTCGAAAAGAGGGCGGCGGCCAGCGCCAACGGGGCGGCGATCCAGCCGGCCATCACCGCCAGCAGCAGCGGAACCGACAGCTGGACATGGGCGGCGAGGCCGGCGGTGCCGGCGAAGGTGCTGACGCCCTTGAAGCCGGTCAGGTTGAACAGGCGGTAAGCGTCGGCCGGGTTGGCGAGCAGCAGCCAGTTCAGCGCCTCCACCCCGATGCCGCTGCCGCCGACCAGCAGGCCGAGCAGCGCCATGTCGTAGAGCAGGACGAAGCCGAGCCACACCGCCACCGCGATGCCGGCCGCCGTGCCGCGGTCGCGCACGATGGTGGAAGCGAGATAGCCGAGCGCGGTGAAGGCGGCGCCCAGCATCACGCTGGAGCCGATCATCGCGGCGAAGGCGCGCCAGCTCTCGGCGCCGATTGCGGTGTTGCCCATCGCCATCGCCACGCCCGCGGCGCCGTAGCCGACGACGGTGGCCAGCGCGATCACCGCGGCATGCCCCAGGAACTTGCCGAGCAGCAATTGCCAGCGGGCCACCGGGTAGGACAGCAGCAGGGTCATGGTGCCGCGGTCGATCTCCCCCACCACCGCGTCGAAGGACAGCAGCAGCGCGATCAGCGGCAGCAGGAAGATGGTCAGGCTGGACAGGCTGACGATGGTGACCTCCACCGGGCCGACGCCGACCGTGCCGGTGGGGGCGGAGCCCAGGAAGCTCAGCGTCAGGGCGAGGGCGGCCATCAGCAGGGTGGTGGCGACGACCCAGCGGTTTCGCGTCGCCTCGCGCAGTTCCTTGCCGGCGATGATCAGAAGCGTGTTCATTCCGCAGCCTCCCGGCACAGGAAGTGGGCGTACATCTCGTCCAGGCTGGGCTGGACGATCTCGATATCGTCGACAGCGGGGCTGTCGCAGGCGATGCGGCGCACCAGATCGATCTTGTCGTCGTTGGCGCAGGCCAGCTCCACCACCCCGCCGGCCAGACGGGTCAGCGCGGCACCCTGCCCCACCCTGCTCGCCAGCGCGTCGACGTCGTCGGTCGGCAGGGTCAAGCGGATGCGGACCGGCAGTTGGGCGAGGCTGCGCAGGGTGGCGAGCGAGCCGTCGGCGACCTTGCGGCCCCGGCTCATCACCACCACGCGGTCGGCCTGCCCCTCCAGTTCGGTCAG encodes the following:
- the ubiU gene encoding ubiquinone anaerobic biosynthesis protein UbiU yields the protein MDNFELICPAGTPAALRAAVDAGADAVYLGFRDETNARNFPGLNFTRQDVADAVDYAHARKVEVYVAINTYPQAGNLGPWQKAVDDAARLKVDAVILADPGLLAYAAKRHPDLRLHLSVQASAANVEAIRLYRDAFGVRRVVLPRVLTVPEIAKLNAEIDVETEVFVFGGLCPMAEGRCSLSSYATGLSPNKQGVCSPASHVRYEQRGGALASTLGGFTINVFGEGEQAGYPTLCKGRFVAGGAPAYLFEEPTSLNAMDLLAELKAAGVHALKIEGRQRGKAYIGAVVRAYREALDSFAAGRPVPHIDLQAMVEGGTQTTGAYTRAWR
- a CDS encoding twin-arginine translocase TatA/TatE family subunit, with protein sequence MGSFSLFHWAVVLLVVLLLFGAGKLPSVMGDFAKGIKSFKSGLKDDEEERKPIA
- a CDS encoding ABC transporter permease — its product is MNTLLIIAGKELREATRNRWVVATTLLMAALALTLSFLGSAPTGTVGVGPVEVTIVSLSSLTIFLLPLIALLLSFDAVVGEIDRGTMTLLLSYPVARWQLLLGKFLGHAAVIALATVVGYGAAGVAMAMGNTAIGAESWRAFAAMIGSSVMLGAAFTALGYLASTIVRDRGTAAGIAVAVWLGFVLLYDMALLGLLVGGSGIGVEALNWLLLANPADAYRLFNLTGFKGVSTFAGTAGLAAHVQLSVPLLLAVMAGWIAAPLALAAALFSRKQI
- a CDS encoding nitrous oxide reductase accessory protein NosL, whose amino-acid sequence is MRTIPILLAAALLLSLSACKQERAGVAPPPPVTLTADAIGHYCGMSLADHPGPKGQILVKGQQRPIWLSSVRDTFAFTMLPEEPKEISAIYVTDVGKAKDPTAPDLTVWVEARKAWYVLGSRLRGGMGDAEPYPFAEESAARAFAAANGGTVQRFAEVHEDQILTPPAGPVAEGGH
- the ubiV gene encoding ubiquinone anaerobic biosynthesis protein UbiV, translated to MTASLTLGPVLFNWPVDRWRDFYARIADEAPVDTVVVGEIVCFKRAPFFAEAMGEVVERLTAAGKTVWLASPILVGSERERSAMRDLVAADAGIVEANDMGALALLAGRPHAVGPTINVYNEATLAWMAERGAVAVSLPAELPAATVAALAKAGRELGVAVEVQAWGRAPLAISARCYHARAHGLHKDGCQFVCGNDPDGMPVTTMDGQPFLTVNGTQTMSHGCLCLTAELAELVAMGVTRFRLSPQAMDMVRVAEAFRAVLDGRRDGAEVAAELGGLIDAPLVNGFYHDTAGALRVA
- the ubiT gene encoding ubiquinone anaerobic biosynthesis accessory factor UbiT; this translates as MREPMREPVAAPTAIDDDRARRFEASLSRVGLGLVPRLGERVSDALLARLLRVLAERHPRAFEALREMQDARVLIEPVDAPVALLMRVGPELSLHALPRGADGTGAVAADAVIRGPYARLLDLLEGRIDGDALFFRRELAISGDTALILALRNTLDGEDEMDLMADAASIAGPLARALPVLRRNAGPVLDRVEAARRLLPPPLRRGIERIGARIEARLTGTVPGATPGAGA
- a CDS encoding FAD:protein FMN transferase, whose translation is MAAAFTRRRVLAIGAAAAGLSLLPHRLLRAEGVPVRVWRGVALGADASLTIAHPDPAEADRLIALSLEEVSRLERVFSLYRADSALCRLNRDGRLEAPPTDLVRLLAQAAAFGRNTGGAFDPTVQPLWQLYAGHFTRPGADPAGPPAGAVRAARALVDVRALRVEPDRIAFGAKGMAVTLNGIAQGYITDRVTERLKAEGMEHVLVDMGELRALGHHPSGRPWTVGLADPADPDRTITTLELADGALATTGGYGTRFDAAGRFTHLFDPASGACAAHWQAVTVQAPDATTADALSTALSVVPEDRVPAILAAHPGVTARFTHPDGRILRLPA